One region of Trinickia violacea genomic DNA includes:
- a CDS encoding heme biosynthesis protein HemY, with translation MAIRGLLWLALLFVIAVVLATVGRFDAGQVLLVYPPYRVDISLNLFIVAIVVLFILMYALMRIVRNIWKMPQRVSAYRARSREAKAHAALREAIGNLFAGRFSRAEKAARDSLTNQANKGAAGLVAAAAAHRMREYARRDEWLAQIDAADWQDARLMASADMRADGRDADGALAALTEMQSQGGRRIHAQQIALRAQQQLKNWSEVLKLVKSLEKREAIHPAAAVRLRQQAAENLLRDRRHDADELLALWNSLPASERQSPRLADLAAELLVALNKHQAARKIVEDALANNWDARLLRRYPETAGGDALPLIQKAEAWHKERPDDADLLFSLGRLCLHQQLWGKAQSFLEQALKMAGDNEALTIRTHRALARLFEQLGDAGRANQHYRASALAMNVV, from the coding sequence ATGGCGATCCGAGGACTCTTGTGGCTCGCGCTTCTCTTCGTGATCGCGGTCGTGCTCGCTACGGTGGGGCGCTTCGATGCCGGCCAGGTGCTGCTCGTCTATCCGCCGTATCGCGTGGATATCTCGCTGAACCTGTTTATCGTCGCAATCGTCGTGCTGTTCATCCTGATGTATGCGCTGATGCGCATCGTGCGCAACATCTGGAAGATGCCGCAGCGCGTCTCCGCGTATCGCGCGCGTTCGCGCGAGGCGAAGGCACATGCCGCGTTGCGTGAAGCTATCGGTAATTTGTTTGCGGGCCGCTTCTCGCGCGCTGAGAAAGCTGCGCGCGATTCGCTGACGAACCAGGCGAACAAGGGTGCCGCCGGCTTGGTCGCGGCGGCGGCTGCGCACCGGATGCGCGAATACGCGCGCCGCGACGAGTGGCTTGCGCAGATCGACGCCGCCGATTGGCAGGACGCGCGCCTGATGGCGAGCGCCGACATGCGCGCCGACGGCCGCGACGCGGACGGCGCGCTCGCCGCGCTGACCGAGATGCAATCGCAAGGTGGCCGCCGCATTCACGCGCAGCAGATCGCGCTGCGCGCGCAGCAGCAGTTGAAGAACTGGTCGGAAGTGTTGAAGCTCGTCAAATCGCTCGAAAAGCGCGAGGCGATCCACCCGGCGGCGGCGGTGCGCTTGCGCCAGCAGGCCGCCGAAAACCTGCTGCGCGACCGCCGCCATGACGCGGACGAGTTGTTGGCGCTGTGGAATTCACTGCCGGCGAGCGAGCGGCAATCGCCGCGGCTCGCGGACTTGGCCGCCGAACTGCTGGTCGCGTTGAACAAGCACCAGGCCGCGCGCAAGATCGTCGAGGATGCGCTCGCGAACAACTGGGACGCGCGCTTGCTGCGCCGTTATCCGGAGACCGCGGGCGGCGACGCGCTGCCGCTGATCCAGAAGGCGGAGGCGTGGCACAAGGAGCGCCCCGACGACGCCGATCTGCTGTTCTCGCTCGGCCGCCTGTGCCTGCATCAGCAGCTTTGGGGCAAGGCGCAGTCGTTCCTCGAACAAGCCTTGAAGATGGCGGGCGACAACGAAGCGCTGACGATCCGCACGCACCGCGCCCTTGCGCGGCTGTTCGAGCAGCTCGGCGATGCCGGGCGTGCGAACCAGCATTACCGAGCCAGCGCGCTGGCGATGAACGTGGTTTGA
- a CDS encoding MFS transporter — MASSADQLPLPGAGAPSTFEEATYRKVARRLTPLLLLCYVVAYLDRVNIGFAKLQMAADLQLSDTVYGLGAGIFFIGYFFFEVPSNLILHRVGARIWIARIMITWGIISALTMFVTTPTMFYVMRFLLGLAEAGFFPGIILYLTYWYPAHRRGRMTTWFMTAIALSGVIGGPISGYILKTFNGVNGWHGWQWLFLLEGLPSIVVGVIVFAMLDDRIGKAKWLTDEEKQLLERNIKAEEAEKEDPPLGTVLTSPRVLLMSLIYFSFVMGLYGVSFWLPTIIKATGVTDAFAIGLLSAIPFAAAVIAMVLIARSADRMRERRWHVALPAAAGAVGLVLSVAWAHNTLLAMTALTIATAGIITTLPLFWSLPTSFLAGAGAAAGIAMVNSIGNLAGFLSPYAVGWLKQATAANDSGMYMLAAFMVLGGLLVLSVPGRMVNK; from the coding sequence ATGGCAAGTTCAGCAGACCAGCTTCCGCTTCCCGGTGCCGGCGCGCCGTCGACATTCGAGGAAGCGACCTACCGTAAAGTCGCACGCCGGCTCACGCCGCTCTTGTTGCTGTGCTACGTGGTCGCGTATCTCGATCGCGTCAACATCGGCTTCGCCAAGCTGCAAATGGCCGCCGACCTGCAATTGAGCGACACCGTCTACGGCCTCGGGGCAGGCATCTTCTTCATCGGCTACTTCTTCTTCGAAGTGCCGAGCAACCTGATCCTGCACCGGGTCGGCGCGCGCATCTGGATCGCGCGGATCATGATCACGTGGGGCATCATCTCCGCGCTGACGATGTTCGTCACGACGCCGACCATGTTCTACGTCATGCGCTTCCTGCTCGGCCTCGCCGAAGCGGGCTTCTTCCCCGGCATCATCCTCTACCTCACCTACTGGTATCCGGCGCACCGGCGCGGACGTATGACGACCTGGTTCATGACCGCAATCGCACTGTCAGGTGTGATCGGCGGCCCGATTTCCGGCTACATCCTGAAGACCTTCAACGGCGTCAATGGCTGGCACGGCTGGCAGTGGCTGTTCCTGCTCGAAGGTTTGCCGTCGATCGTCGTCGGCGTGATCGTGTTCGCGATGCTCGACGACCGGATCGGCAAGGCAAAGTGGCTGACCGACGAAGAAAAGCAACTGCTCGAGCGCAACATCAAGGCCGAGGAGGCCGAGAAGGAAGACCCGCCGCTCGGCACCGTGCTGACGAGCCCGCGCGTGCTGCTGATGAGCCTGATCTACTTTTCGTTCGTGATGGGGCTGTACGGCGTGAGCTTCTGGCTGCCGACGATCATCAAGGCGACCGGCGTGACCGACGCCTTCGCGATCGGCCTCTTATCCGCGATTCCGTTCGCGGCGGCCGTCATCGCAATGGTCCTGATCGCGCGCAGCGCCGACCGCATGCGCGAGCGCCGCTGGCACGTCGCGCTGCCGGCGGCGGCGGGCGCGGTGGGGCTGGTGCTGTCGGTGGCCTGGGCGCATAACACGCTGCTCGCCATGACAGCGCTCACGATCGCCACGGCCGGGATCATCACGACACTGCCGCTCTTCTGGAGCCTGCCGACGTCCTTCCTCGCGGGCGCAGGCGCGGCGGCCGGCATCGCGATGGTCAACTCGATCGGCAACCTCGCGGGCTTCCTCAGCCCTTACGCGGTGGGCTGGCTCAAGCAAGCCACGGCGGCGAACGATTCGGGCATGTATATGCTCGCGGCGTTCATGGTGCTCGGCGGACTGTTGGTGCTGAGCGTGCCTGGGAGGATGGTGAATAAGTAG
- a CDS encoding aldehyde dehydrogenase family protein produces MEEAKHFIGGGWAAASGGETIAVIDPSDGETFAQIARGTPADIDSAVAAARAAFAGEWGQSSAAERGRVLYRLSMLVAACHEELAQIEARDTGKPLKQAHADAAALARYFEFYAGAADKLHGETLPYQSGYTVLTIREPHGVTGHIVPWNYPMQIFGRSVGAALAAGNACVVKPAEDACLSVLRVAALAAEAGLPPGALNIVTGFGHEAGAALARHPGIDHISFTGSPETGKLVAQMAAENHVPVTLELGGKSPQIVFADADLDAALPTLVSAIVQNAGQTCSAGSRVLIERAVYEPLLERLAARFRELRVGPSRADLDCGPLISAKQQRRVWDFLSDAQHDGIPMAAHGEVVGDAPESGFYQAPALLRDVPPAHRLAREEVFGPVLAALPFDDENEAVALANGTPYGLVAGIWTRDGARQLRLARRVRSGQVFINNYGAGGGVELPFGGVGHSGHGREKGFEALYGFTVLKTIAIKHG; encoded by the coding sequence ATGGAAGAAGCGAAGCACTTCATCGGGGGCGGATGGGCCGCCGCTTCCGGCGGCGAGACGATCGCCGTGATCGACCCGTCCGACGGCGAGACCTTCGCGCAAATCGCGCGCGGCACCCCGGCCGACATCGACAGCGCAGTCGCGGCCGCGCGCGCCGCGTTCGCCGGCGAATGGGGCCAATCGAGCGCCGCGGAACGCGGACGCGTGCTGTACCGGCTCTCGATGCTGGTCGCCGCGTGCCACGAAGAGCTCGCGCAGATCGAAGCGCGCGATACCGGCAAGCCGCTCAAGCAGGCGCACGCCGACGCCGCCGCGCTCGCCCGCTACTTCGAGTTCTACGCGGGCGCCGCCGACAAGCTCCACGGCGAAACCCTTCCCTATCAGTCCGGCTACACGGTGCTGACGATCCGCGAGCCGCACGGCGTCACGGGCCATATCGTGCCGTGGAACTATCCGATGCAAATCTTCGGGCGCAGCGTCGGCGCCGCGCTCGCGGCGGGCAATGCGTGCGTCGTGAAGCCGGCTGAAGACGCGTGCCTGTCGGTGCTCCGCGTCGCCGCGCTCGCCGCCGAGGCGGGGCTGCCGCCCGGCGCGCTCAATATCGTCACCGGCTTCGGACACGAAGCCGGCGCGGCACTCGCACGCCATCCCGGCATCGATCACATCTCGTTCACCGGCTCGCCCGAGACCGGCAAGCTCGTCGCGCAGATGGCGGCCGAGAACCACGTGCCGGTTACGCTCGAATTGGGGGGCAAGTCGCCGCAAATCGTGTTTGCCGATGCCGATCTCGACGCCGCGCTGCCGACGCTCGTGTCGGCGATCGTGCAGAACGCCGGCCAGACCTGCTCGGCGGGCAGCCGCGTGCTGATCGAGCGCGCCGTGTACGAGCCGCTGCTCGAGCGCCTCGCGGCGCGGTTCCGCGAGCTGCGCGTGGGCCCGAGCCGCGCCGATCTCGATTGCGGACCGCTCATCAGCGCAAAACAGCAGCGGCGCGTATGGGATTTCCTATCCGATGCGCAGCACGACGGCATTCCGATGGCGGCGCACGGCGAAGTCGTTGGCGACGCGCCCGAAAGCGGCTTCTATCAAGCGCCCGCGCTCTTGCGCGACGTCCCGCCCGCCCATCGCCTCGCGCGCGAAGAGGTGTTCGGGCCGGTGCTCGCCGCCCTGCCCTTCGACGACGAAAACGAAGCGGTCGCGCTCGCGAACGGCACGCCCTATGGGCTCGTGGCCGGCATCTGGACGCGCGACGGCGCGCGCCAGCTGCGCCTCGCGCGACGCGTGCGCTCGGGTCAGGTGTTCATCAACAACTACGGCGCGGGCGGCGGCGTCGAATTGCCGTTCGGCGGCGTCGGACACTCGGGCCATGGCCGCGAAAAGGGCTTCGAGGCGCTGTATGGCTTCACGGTTTTGAAGACGATCGCGATCAAGCACGGGTGA
- the hemC gene encoding hydroxymethylbilane synthase — MNSETLSATPPRTLVIASRESRLAMWQAEHVRDALHKLYPSCDVKILGMTTRGDQILDRTLSKVGGKGLFVKELETALADGRADLAVHSLKDVPMELPEGFVLGAVMEREDPRDAFVSNDYASLSALPAGSVVGTSSLRREAMLRARYPQLVVRPLRGNLDTRLAKLDRGEYAAIILAAAGLKRLGLGARIRALLDAGDSLPAAGQGALGIEIRAGRPELAAWLAPLHHEATALAVEAERMVSRALGGSCEVPLAAHAMWHDGALHLKGRVSTPDGARVLAAEASAPVTSSERALALGREVAASLEAQGALEIVRSLAAGNGGQPGA; from the coding sequence ATGAACTCCGAGACGCTTTCCGCCACTCCGCCGCGCACGCTCGTGATCGCTTCGCGGGAGAGCCGCCTGGCGATGTGGCAGGCCGAACACGTGCGCGATGCGCTGCACAAATTATATCCATCTTGCGACGTAAAAATCCTCGGAATGACGACACGCGGGGATCAGATTCTCGATCGCACCTTGTCGAAAGTCGGTGGTAAGGGGCTCTTCGTGAAGGAGCTCGAGACCGCGCTCGCCGACGGCCGCGCCGATCTCGCCGTGCACTCGCTGAAAGACGTGCCGATGGAGCTTCCCGAGGGTTTCGTGCTCGGCGCCGTCATGGAGCGCGAAGACCCGCGCGACGCGTTCGTTTCGAACGACTACGCATCGCTTTCGGCGCTGCCGGCGGGCAGCGTCGTCGGCACGTCGAGCCTGCGCCGCGAAGCGATGCTGCGCGCGCGCTATCCGCAGCTCGTCGTGCGGCCGCTGCGCGGCAATCTGGATACGCGGCTCGCCAAGCTCGATCGCGGCGAGTACGCGGCGATCATTCTCGCGGCCGCGGGTTTGAAGCGCCTCGGCCTTGGCGCGCGCATCCGGGCGCTGCTCGACGCGGGCGACAGCCTTCCCGCAGCCGGCCAGGGCGCGCTCGGCATCGAGATTCGCGCGGGCCGCCCCGAGCTCGCGGCGTGGCTTGCGCCGCTGCATCACGAGGCGACGGCGCTTGCCGTCGAAGCGGAGCGGATGGTGTCGCGCGCGCTGGGCGGCAGCTGCGAGGTGCCGCTCGCCGCGCACGCGATGTGGCACGACGGCGCGCTGCATTTGAAGGGCCGCGTGTCGACGCCCGACGGCGCGCGCGTCCTCGCGGCCGAAGCGTCCGCACCCGTGACGAGTTCGGAGCGGGCGCTCGCGCTGGGTCGCGAAGTCGCGGCGTCGCTCGAAGCGCAGGGCGCGCTCGAGATCGTCCGCTCGCTCGCCGCCGGCAACGGCGGCCAGCCCGGCGCGTGA
- a CDS encoding SDR family oxidoreductase yields the protein MRLKGKTAVITGGGSGFGEGIAKTYAREGANVVVNDLNGAAAERVASEIALAGGKAIAVAGDISKEADWHALRIAAIDDFGSVQIVVNNAGATHRNKPVLDVTESEFDRVYAVNVKGLYWSVREFVPYFRERGGGVFVNIASTAGVRPRPGLVWYNGSKGAMIIASKALAAELGPDRIRVNCVNPVIGETGLMTEFMGMEDTPENRQRFLAGIPLGRFSTPQDIANAALYLASDEAEFVTGVCLEVDGGRCV from the coding sequence ATGCGCTTGAAGGGCAAAACAGCAGTGATCACGGGCGGCGGCTCGGGCTTCGGCGAAGGCATCGCGAAGACTTACGCGCGCGAAGGCGCGAACGTCGTTGTCAACGACTTGAACGGCGCGGCGGCAGAACGCGTCGCGAGCGAGATCGCGCTCGCGGGCGGCAAGGCGATCGCGGTAGCCGGCGATATCTCGAAAGAGGCCGATTGGCACGCGCTGCGTATCGCCGCGATCGACGACTTCGGCAGCGTGCAGATCGTCGTCAACAACGCAGGCGCCACGCATCGCAACAAGCCCGTGCTCGACGTGACGGAAAGCGAATTCGACCGCGTCTACGCCGTGAACGTGAAGGGCCTCTACTGGAGCGTGCGGGAATTCGTGCCGTATTTCCGCGAACGCGGCGGCGGTGTGTTCGTCAACATCGCGTCGACGGCAGGCGTGCGGCCGCGCCCGGGCCTCGTCTGGTACAACGGCAGCAAGGGCGCGATGATCATCGCCAGCAAGGCGCTCGCCGCCGAACTCGGCCCCGACCGGATACGCGTGAACTGCGTGAACCCCGTGATCGGCGAGACCGGGCTCATGACCGAGTTCATGGGCATGGAAGATACCCCCGAGAATCGCCAGCGCTTTCTCGCCGGCATTCCGCTCGGGCGTTTTTCGACGCCGCAGGACATCGCGAATGCCGCGCTCTATCTGGCTTCGGACGAAGCCGAATTCGTCACCGGCGTCTGTCTCGAAGTCGACGGCGGGCGCTGCGTCTGA
- the ppc gene encoding phosphoenolpyruvate carboxylase yields the protein MTSSGSARPARRNAASPAHASAASATKAAKSAKATQAAKAAKTVKAAQSAKSAKAIKAVQAIDAEAVAPLAEAKTPAKSRAKNAANDASQAGAPAPRAQGRSREDKDQPLFQDIRYLGRLLGDVVREQEGDTVFDVVETIRQSAVKFRREDDSSAAQTLDKKLRALTPEQTVSVVRAFSYFSHLANIAEDRHHNRRRRVHALAGSAPQAGTIAYALARLTQAGAAATPVLEQFFHHALIMPVLTAHPTEVSRKSILDAQRDIARLLAERDQPLTARERAQNEALLRARVTSLWQTRMLRDSRLTVADEIDNALSYYRATFLNEIPALYADIEAELAEHGLATRLPPFFQMGSWIGGDRDGNPNVTAATLGEAISRQAAVILEHYLEEVHKLGAELSVSNMLASASDALKELAAASPDQSPHRVDEPYRRALIGIYTRLAASARVRLGEGVVPVRGAGRSGPQVRAKPYADASEFTRDLKVLIDSLAGHHGESLATPRLAPLARASEVFGFHLASIDLRQSSDIHEAVIAELLKKAGVEPDYASLPEADKLRVLVAELSQPRPLRSPYLDYSDLAKSELGVLEAARETRQRFGARAVRNYIISHTETVSDLVEVLLLQKETGLLEGVLGSAHTSARNGLMVIPLFETIPDLRNAPHIMRDYFALPGVDAIVEHQDGEQEVMLGYSDSNKDGGFLTSNWELYRAELALVALFKERGITLRLFHGRGGTVGRGGGPTYQAILSQPPGTVDGQIRLTEQGEVIASKFSNPEIGRRNLETVVAATLEASLLPQGNAGSVPGANLAAFEETMQTLSDAAMASYRALVYETPGFTEYFFSSTPIAEIAELNIGSRPASRKLQDPKNRKIEDLRAIPWGFSWGQCRLLLTGWYGFGSAVAAHLDGAGSDAERARRLAALKKMYRSWPFFSTLLSNMDMVLAKTDLAVASRYAQLVADKKLRKHVFERIVAEWERTSKVLSEITGKDERLADNPLLARSIKNRFPYLDPLNHLQVELIKRHRAGETNVRLRRGIHLTINGIAAGLRNTG from the coding sequence GTGACGTCTTCCGGATCGGCGCGCCCTGCCCGCCGCAACGCTGCATCGCCCGCCCACGCATCGGCCGCATCGGCCACGAAGGCAGCCAAATCGGCCAAGGCAACCCAAGCGGCGAAGGCCGCAAAAACCGTGAAAGCGGCTCAATCGGCCAAGAGCGCCAAAGCCATCAAGGCGGTGCAAGCCATCGATGCCGAAGCCGTTGCGCCGCTCGCCGAAGCGAAAACGCCGGCCAAGTCCCGGGCGAAAAATGCAGCCAACGACGCGAGCCAGGCCGGCGCGCCAGCGCCGCGCGCGCAAGGCCGCAGCCGCGAGGACAAGGATCAGCCGCTGTTCCAGGACATCCGCTACCTCGGCCGCCTGCTCGGCGACGTCGTGCGTGAGCAGGAAGGCGACACGGTGTTCGACGTCGTCGAGACGATTCGCCAAAGCGCCGTTAAATTCCGCCGCGAAGACGACAGCAGCGCCGCGCAGACGCTCGACAAGAAGCTGCGCGCGCTCACGCCCGAGCAGACGGTGAGCGTCGTGCGCGCGTTCAGCTATTTCTCGCACTTGGCGAACATCGCCGAGGACCGCCACCACAACCGCCGCCGCCGCGTCCACGCGCTCGCGGGCTCCGCGCCGCAAGCGGGCACGATCGCCTACGCGCTCGCGCGCCTGACGCAAGCGGGCGCCGCCGCCACGCCGGTGCTCGAGCAGTTCTTCCACCACGCGCTGATCATGCCGGTGCTCACCGCGCACCCGACCGAAGTGTCGCGCAAGAGCATCCTCGATGCGCAGCGCGACATCGCGCGTTTGCTCGCCGAGCGCGACCAGCCGCTCACCGCCCGCGAACGGGCACAGAACGAGGCGCTCTTGCGCGCGCGCGTCACGTCGCTCTGGCAGACGCGCATGCTGCGCGACTCGCGCCTGACCGTCGCCGATGAAATCGACAACGCGCTGTCGTACTACCGCGCGACGTTCCTGAACGAGATTCCGGCGCTCTACGCCGACATCGAAGCCGAGCTCGCCGAGCACGGCCTCGCCACGCGCCTGCCGCCCTTCTTCCAGATGGGCAGCTGGATCGGCGGCGACCGCGACGGCAATCCGAACGTGACTGCCGCGACGCTCGGAGAAGCGATCTCGCGCCAAGCCGCCGTGATTCTCGAGCACTACCTCGAAGAAGTGCACAAGCTCGGCGCGGAGCTGTCGGTGTCGAACATGCTCGCGAGCGCGAGCGACGCGCTGAAGGAGCTCGCGGCCGCGTCGCCGGACCAGTCGCCTCACCGCGTCGACGAGCCGTACCGCCGCGCGCTGATCGGCATCTACACGCGGCTCGCGGCGAGCGCGCGCGTGCGCCTCGGCGAAGGCGTCGTGCCGGTGCGCGGCGCGGGCCGCAGCGGCCCGCAGGTGCGCGCGAAGCCCTACGCCGACGCGAGCGAATTCACGCGCGACCTCAAGGTGCTGATCGATTCGCTCGCCGGGCATCACGGCGAATCGCTCGCGACCCCGCGCCTGGCTCCCCTCGCGCGCGCCTCCGAGGTGTTCGGCTTCCATCTGGCGAGCATCGACCTGCGCCAGAGCTCCGACATCCACGAAGCCGTGATCGCCGAGCTGCTCAAGAAAGCGGGCGTCGAGCCCGACTACGCGTCTCTGCCGGAAGCGGACAAGCTGCGCGTGCTCGTCGCGGAACTCTCGCAGCCGCGGCCCTTGCGCTCGCCGTACCTCGACTACTCGGATCTGGCGAAGAGCGAGCTGGGCGTGCTCGAGGCGGCCCGCGAGACGCGCCAGCGCTTCGGCGCGCGCGCCGTGCGCAACTACATCATTTCGCACACGGAAACCGTGAGCGACCTGGTCGAGGTGCTGCTGCTGCAGAAGGAAACCGGCCTGCTCGAAGGCGTGCTCGGCAGTGCGCACACGAGCGCGAGAAACGGCCTGATGGTGATCCCGCTCTTCGAAACCATCCCCGACTTGCGCAACGCGCCGCACATCATGCGCGACTATTTCGCGCTGCCCGGCGTCGACGCGATCGTCGAGCATCAAGACGGCGAGCAGGAAGTCATGCTCGGCTATTCGGACAGCAACAAGGACGGCGGCTTCCTCACGTCGAATTGGGAACTGTATCGCGCGGAGCTGGCGCTCGTCGCGCTGTTCAAGGAACGCGGCATCACGCTGCGGCTCTTCCATGGCCGCGGCGGCACGGTCGGACGCGGCGGCGGCCCGACCTATCAGGCGATCCTCTCGCAGCCGCCCGGCACCGTCGACGGCCAGATCCGCCTGACCGAGCAGGGCGAAGTGATCGCGAGCAAGTTCAGCAATCCGGAGATCGGCAGGCGCAACCTGGAGACGGTGGTCGCCGCGACGCTCGAAGCGTCGCTCTTGCCGCAAGGCAACGCGGGCAGCGTGCCGGGCGCGAACCTCGCCGCGTTCGAGGAAACGATGCAGACGCTGTCGGATGCCGCGATGGCGTCCTATCGCGCGCTCGTCTACGAGACGCCCGGCTTCACCGAGTATTTCTTCTCGTCGACGCCGATCGCCGAAATCGCCGAGCTCAACATCGGCAGCCGGCCCGCGTCGCGCAAGCTGCAAGACCCGAAGAACCGCAAGATCGAGGATCTGCGCGCGATTCCGTGGGGCTTTTCGTGGGGGCAGTGCCGGCTTCTGCTCACGGGCTGGTACGGCTTCGGCAGCGCGGTGGCCGCGCATCTGGACGGCGCGGGCAGCGACGCCGAGCGCGCGCGGCGGCTCGCGGCGCTCAAGAAGATGTACAGGAGCTGGCCGTTCTTCTCGACCTTGCTGTCGAACATGGACATGGTGCTCGCCAAGACCGATCTCGCGGTCGCCTCGCGCTACGCGCAGCTCGTCGCCGACAAGAAGCTGCGCAAGCACGTGTTCGAGCGCATCGTCGCGGAGTGGGAGCGCACGTCGAAGGTGCTCTCCGAGATCACCGGCAAGGACGAGCGGCTCGCCGACAATCCGCTGCTCGCGCGCTCGATCAAGAACCGCTTCCCGTACCTCGACCCGCTGAACCACCTGCAAGTCGAGCTGATCAAGCGTCACCGCGCGGGCGAGACCAACGTGCGGCTGCGGCGCGGGATTCATCTGACGATCAACGGGATCGCCGCCGGGCTGCGCAATACCGGCTGA
- the hemDX gene encoding fused uroporphyrinogen-III synthase HemD/membrane protein HemX, whose translation MAGVTNGRPQPGAFTAVVTRPAGQSGDLSARLAAEGIETLEFPLIDIAPVVDDAPLRAAFASLDSYALVVFVSPNAVDHAFAAFDAIWPHALPIGVVGPGSVAALARHGVAAPGHRIVSPSSSVDDDGARFDSEALYAALEAELGEGEFDGKRVLIVRGDGGREWLADRLREAGAQVEAVAAYRRVVPDPSIGAWERVHALLAGAPHAWLVTSSEGVRNLNDLAHEHLTATEVTALKRAPLVAPHPRIAETARGFGFDSITMSGAGDERIVRALAACAQAQRAAPSAAAPSASFDQPASTNPAPTRMSDTNDTNNVTPQPAMAPPPLPPNPPYTPYEAQKRGGMGMALLWFIVIVFLAAAGVGGFALNRKVERMDARLAQRQQANDAQVAELRAKTDQAVATVHQVDSQFSQLEGKLADAQNAQQALQQQYADLARNRDDWTLAEVEQMLSSASEQLQLTGNTQLALFALQSADSRLAASDSSQALAVRKAIAQDIDKLKAAPSTDLTGLAIKLDNAIEQADTLPLAGEAPITHATPHASTPADTAKVAAATGEPRWKVWWEEFTTGIGQQLTSLVQVRRIDNADAMLNSPQQGYFIRENLKLRLLSARLALLSRNQTTLKSDLAAADAALARYFDASSKRTQTVEGLVKDVERGSAAVEVPNIDTSLQAVHQYKSRG comes from the coding sequence ATGGCGGGCGTCACGAACGGCCGCCCGCAGCCGGGCGCGTTCACGGCGGTCGTGACCCGACCGGCCGGACAGTCGGGTGACCTGTCCGCGCGCCTTGCCGCCGAGGGCATCGAAACGCTCGAATTTCCGCTGATCGATATCGCGCCTGTCGTGGACGACGCGCCGCTGCGTGCGGCGTTCGCGTCGCTCGATAGCTATGCGCTTGTCGTGTTCGTGTCGCCGAACGCGGTCGATCACGCGTTTGCGGCGTTCGACGCGATCTGGCCGCATGCGCTGCCGATCGGCGTGGTGGGCCCGGGCAGCGTCGCGGCGCTGGCCCGCCATGGGGTCGCCGCGCCCGGGCATCGCATCGTGAGCCCGTCGTCTTCGGTCGACGACGACGGCGCGCGCTTCGACTCGGAAGCGCTCTATGCCGCGCTCGAAGCGGAGCTCGGAGAGGGCGAGTTCGACGGCAAGCGCGTCTTGATCGTGCGCGGCGACGGCGGCCGCGAATGGCTCGCGGATCGCTTGCGCGAGGCCGGCGCGCAGGTCGAGGCAGTCGCCGCGTACCGGCGCGTCGTGCCGGACCCGTCGATCGGCGCCTGGGAGCGCGTGCACGCGCTGCTCGCCGGTGCGCCGCACGCGTGGCTCGTGACGAGCTCCGAGGGCGTGCGCAATCTGAACGACCTCGCGCACGAGCATCTGACGGCGACCGAAGTCACGGCGCTCAAGCGCGCGCCGCTTGTCGCGCCCCATCCGCGCATCGCCGAGACCGCGCGCGGATTCGGTTTTGATAGCATTACGATGTCCGGCGCGGGCGATGAGCGCATCGTCCGCGCACTCGCCGCCTGCGCGCAGGCGCAGCGCGCCGCGCCCAGCGCGGCGGCGCCTAGCGCCTCCTTCGATCAACCGGCTTCGACCAACCCGGCCCCTACACGCATGAGCGATACGAACGATACCAACAACGTGACTCCCCAGCCGGCCATGGCGCCGCCGCCGTTGCCGCCGAACCCGCCGTATACGCCCTACGAAGCGCAAAAGCGCGGCGGCATGGGCATGGCGCTTCTGTGGTTCATCGTGATCGTGTTCCTCGCGGCGGCGGGCGTCGGCGGTTTTGCGCTCAATCGCAAGGTCGAGCGCATGGACGCGCGGCTCGCGCAACGCCAGCAGGCGAACGACGCGCAGGTAGCCGAGCTGCGCGCGAAGACCGATCAGGCGGTCGCCACCGTGCATCAGGTCGATTCGCAGTTCTCGCAACTCGAAGGTAAGCTCGCCGATGCGCAAAATGCGCAGCAGGCGCTGCAGCAGCAATATGCCGACCTCGCGCGCAATCGCGACGACTGGACGCTCGCCGAAGTCGAGCAGATGCTGTCGAGCGCGAGCGAACAACTCCAGTTGACGGGCAACACGCAGCTCGCGCTGTTCGCGCTGCAAAGCGCGGACTCGCGGCTCGCCGCGTCGGACAGCTCGCAGGCGCTGGCCGTGCGCAAGGCGATCGCGCAGGACATCGACAAGCTCAAGGCTGCGCCGTCCACCGATTTGACGGGCCTTGCCATCAAGCTCGACAACGCGATCGAACAGGCCGACACGCTGCCGCTCGCAGGCGAAGCGCCGATAACGCACGCCACGCCGCACGCGAGCACGCCGGCCGACACGGCGAAGGTCGCGGCCGCGACCGGCGAGCCGCGCTGGAAAGTATGGTGGGAGGAATTCACCACGGGCATCGGCCAGCAGTTGACGAGTCTCGTGCAGGTGCGCCGTATCGACAACGCCGATGCAATGCTGAACTCGCCGCAGCAGGGCTATTTCATTCGCGAGAATCTGAAGCTGCGCCTGTTGTCGGCGCGGCTTGCGCTGCTCTCGCGCAATCAGACCACGCTCAAGTCGGACCTCGCCGCCGCTGACGCCGCGCTGGCGCGCTACTTCGACGCGTCGTCGAAGCGCACGCAGACCGTAGAGGGGCTGGTGAAGGACGTGGAGCGGGGCTCGGCGGCGGTCGAAGTGCCGAACATCGACACGAGCCTGCAGGCTGTCCATCAATACAAGAGCCGGGGTTGA